In the genome of Pseudomonadota bacterium, one region contains:
- a CDS encoding GNAT family N-acetyltransferase, with protein RLRYLQDDRQLPAHDLTTDEINYSLRPQSYQHSSTNYLETFNGKSRKKLLREVENLKKLGPNFRLNHFPDVERMFSLNLAAYRENSYFYDSRFLASFTNLAETLRQNQGFRLVTVIIKDIIAAVDLVAVWQNHWTVLAGGTNPEFPGIAKLINLYHIEEACRQKIAQVDFLCGDFNWKERFHLTPQQLYKIDRGFKPTRPETDTGSDTEDHHD; from the coding sequence CGGCTGCGCTATCTCCAGGATGACAGGCAGTTGCCGGCGCACGACCTGACAACGGATGAAATCAACTATTCACTGCGACCGCAAAGCTATCAACATTCATCGACAAATTACCTCGAGACTTTCAACGGCAAGAGCCGGAAAAAGTTGCTGCGAGAGGTTGAAAACTTAAAAAAATTGGGGCCGAATTTTCGCCTCAACCATTTTCCCGATGTAGAGCGCATGTTCAGTCTGAACCTGGCCGCCTACCGGGAAAATTCTTATTTTTATGATTCTCGTTTTCTGGCCTCATTCACAAACCTGGCGGAAACTTTGCGACAAAATCAAGGTTTTCGACTGGTCACGGTTATAATCAAAGACATCATCGCGGCCGTTGATCTGGTTGCGGTCTGGCAGAATCACTGGACGGTCCTGGCCGGCGGCACCAACCCGGAATTTCCCGGAATCGCCAAGCTTATAAACCTTTATCACATTGAGGAAGCCTGCCGGCAGAAAATCGCCCAGGTCGATTTTCTCTGCGGCGATTTCAACTGGAAAGAACGCTTTCATCTGACCCCCCAGCAACTCTACAAAATTGACCGGGGATTTAAACCCACAAGACCGGAAACCGACACCGGCAGCGACACCGAAGACCACCATGACTGA